The genomic window TCCACTCACACCGACGAGTCCTCCGACTCGAACAGACAGTGGTGGGTTGGGGCATGCGACCCCACGGGCTCacaggcggcggcggcctccccGTTGCTATCAGGACTTTGTTGTCGGCTGAGGACAGGCGACATTCTGGTGGGGGGCAATGTAGCGCCGGGgttatgtttgttgttttgttatacGACTGCTATTGGTTGATGTGTTCCCATCATGCTTTGCGGTGCGGAAGttaggggaggagttaaaaagacgttgagctttgttgtggttaagGGGTGCTCGTTGAGCTTTGGTTGTGGTTACGGTGAACTCGGGATCTTTCAATAAAGTCACTGAAAGAATATAGcacgcctctgcttttgatATTCACCACAATATAAACAAACCgagcactcacgaggaaagctggaggttgtattgatgttgaatgttacatttccttgatcagggttttcttttatttcttttattttgaatgtaacattttctatgttaaatcgcaaataaattgttgacatttcgatggtgtgaaagtgtggTTTTGTTAACTATGGTTATGTGTTCCGATTGTAAGCTGTAATAGCCCAAAATTTGTTGAGGCAATTGCTCTGTCGCTAGTTTAGACACTTTTAAGAGTTTAACACGGTTTTAAACTCAAGAAGTCACGTGACGTCTTAAGCTCCATTGCTGTGTCATATGTACTTGTGGTTTGGCCTGCAGCTGCATTATACCTTGATCTCAATTGCTGTGTCTTCAGAGTAATTCACATCAGTAGAGGGCGTATTTTGTGCATGTTAATCTCGAAACTGACTAACTGTTATAGAGGAGACTAAACCAGTTTGCAggatgaaacaaggctccatctccgacacacacacacacacacaattagttttatgaattattattaataggtatgatacatttacacttattaCACCAGATAGGCCTTCAGTACAATACAGGCTACAATATAGGAGTTTCTTAAAGTGCCCAactaggattttttttttgctctctgcaaatatttttttttgctctcgTTGTAGTTCTCTATCCGCGACATGTTAATCGACATAATCCTTACTCTCCTTCTCCGAGAATTAATAGGCTTGACATTACCCTAATAACTTGCATAGGCCTATTAGTTCGtcttcaattaattaattaatcaagtttgcatacacacaccaagagaAAACAATGACAAGTAATTGATTGACGTAGTTGAGGGCATGTTTCCAGACTCAGATTTCCAAAAAAGTAGCCTAGACTATTTCATAATATATGTCAACACATTattagtgtttttatttatgatagttttattatattaaagttCACTTTACATTCCCATTAAGTTTTTGTTGGTAATTATAGCACAAAATGCATCCACCATTAAGTTAAGACTGCATCTGCTGGGGTATACTAGAAATCGGAGTACTTCCAGTTTCCAAGCAGTTTATTCTGAGTCAGCTAGGAATCAGCTGATCCTGTAGGAGTCGTTACACAGCAATCACGTTCAACCTTGTGCGCAGCTGCTTGTTAAACTCCAAAACCTCAGTTTTAAGGAGTACGTTTTTAAAGCACAGCAAtgctaactgacagagcaattgGCCCATTGTGTTTAGTTAACGAGCCAAACGAGCGAGCTAAgtatgtattcgttttcgcagatattcggcttcttcttctcctccggaaaaacacgaccgcattgcattgtggtatacgggaggaACGTgtagggaacatcatatgttcagtcaaattttgggcaTTTTAAGTCCAATTCGAACccccctacaaaatggcgagcaccctatatagtgcactatatccgtgatagtgAACGATTCCGAGTTTGTTATTGACGATCATACAACAACCCAATGTTATTTCCCACAGAAATTTGATCGAGGGAACCGGGAggctcggaggcgggacttattcttcagaggtctattagACCCTCTATCGccctctatagagtggcgaagtcacaccccttccggtagggctcatgggacctatgagatcgaaaaatatgatcccggtcccggtctttatatgccctggattacacatatgttgtttgtggatttaaaggataatttttcatgcaaagagttcgaacgtttattgtgcaattgttcagataaaggctgtagagaaaacacaacgagaaagactacacggctcgtatgtgatgtcacgctccctgcgactggcgtggagaagaccgacaatcttcccatcggcataactgaaactctgcacgtgccccgacttataatggttttcacctctttcgatgcttttatcctccccttggaaaaagcggtgaagtggggcagagagatcgccatctctgtgccgagttccaagggcgggtgtggtgacgtatatcatatgcgtcgagagcagcgaagagctgtagttcacaaagcggcctcacataaaacctaaaattatcaaacttcttcacgaacatttttagttttctttgcatgaaaaatgatcatttaaatccacaaacaacaaatgtgtaatccagggcatataaagactgggaccagaaaataattattttctctccattgacacccattcatatttttcgatctcataggtcccatgagccctaccggaaggggcgtgacttcgccactctattaccCAACCCCAGTGAAGTTATAAACATTGCGGGTATCCGGGAGGTGCAGAAAAAATACAATATTTCAACGTATGAAATCAATCCCTGACCGGACGTTTTTCATGCATTTCTTACCAAATGAAACGAGCAGGTTCCACTGAAGTGCATAAGGAAGCCTCTTTTGTAAAGCTttttgaagaacaaaaaaaccAGCAGTACCTAGAATTATACATGACAGggttaaaaatgcaaaaatgccAATGTGCAATGACGATAGCCATACGTCTGTGGTCCATTCATACTTTGCAGTCACGTGACTACCATGGCTACCTGGAGGACAACAAACTCCGACAAAATGGCGACGAACAGCGGCCAGCCAGGGGAATTGCAGCCTTTCAGATTTTCAATACTACTATCAATCAACTATTTAAACATAAATGTTCAAATGAGATATCAAGAAAAGATAAACATACTCGGAACTTGTGATCCATACACAGCACCCGCTGATGTGTTCATTGCTTGGAAGTTGGCAAGGTCTCGACCAGACTTGGAGTTTggagatatttatatttatcttaTAGAGAATCCGTCACCTTATACTGCACAAAAAATGAAAGCCTACAAACGTACGGATAactaactttttttcaagagtgGGTGGGTTAACAACGTTGTCGTATGGGAGGGGAAAAACAGGAATATCTTCATAATCAAAGCAAAGGTGAGTGAGTATCTAGCTGCTCGCAAAACCACCaacaaatagtttttttctgaaTCAAATAACTTTTAAGTAGCTCTTTTATTGACCAAGTAATGTAATGCGGTAGCGTCCACACAAGTTACATTTTCTCAAGCATTTCTGAAGTTCCAGCGCAGCAGTCTTTTGCTGCACTCTGAAATAAAACTGCTTAGGATCGTTTAGTGAAGCCTCCGCCaacgttgccagattgggccaggtTTCCCGCccgatctggcaacactggcgaTCCCCATGACGGCAGATTTACTCCGTAGTTTTATAAATACATTACTTATGGCAAACATATGAAAACATAACCCCGGCTTCACTCGGTTGATGCATTCAATCGCACAGCAACTATCTGGCATATCGTTTTCACCTCAAAATACCAACTTTCGGTTCGTATGGTAGAACTGGCGACGTCCTGGCAGATCCTTGATTAGGTGTCTAGAGGACGTTGTTCTTGCCCGCCAGCCAGTCGTCGTGACGTCACGTGCAAAGTATGAATAGTCACATTCAAGGCTACTATGGCTTATTATGGTGTCATCAGAGTGGTTACCTAAGAGAAACGTCCCAGTGCCCTTCATGAAGGCTGATGACTGACAAGCAGCATATTGTTGTAGACCCTGATAATTACAAAAAACAACATGTCAACATCATCTCCTTACTGATGTAATTATTAATCCTCTACCGTTGCTGAAAGCATGATTGTGCAGTAACAACTGATCAGTTGTTTACTCATTTGTTGTCTAACATTACATCCCTATCCTGGAGTAAAAGTAAACTAATCAGAACCAATATACCCACCGGGTGTTTAGCAGCCAGGGCATCGTCTACTCTCCTCAGTCCTATATTAACCATTTAGCCTGTCGTTGCAAAGTCTATGAAAATGTACGCGGCTCGAGCAAACCATAGGGCAAACAAAAGTGATGTTATGAA from Gadus macrocephalus chromosome 4, ASM3116895v1 includes these protein-coding regions:
- the tmem141 gene encoding transmembrane protein 141 isoform X2; translation: MVNIGLRRVDDALAAKHPGLQQYAACQSSAFMKGTGTFLLGTAGFFVLQKALQKRLPYALQWNLLVSFVASSVGSYAVTRWETRKCTELWLLLEKGEIPDPTPSKVLNLEEPAAPKKTLYGDVME